In Staphylococcus lloydii, the following proteins share a genomic window:
- a CDS encoding GAF domain-containing protein, which translates to MTEIKTTNYSMLQKQLAALIEDESNLIAILSNSSALLNDNLDQINWVGFYLIEHGELILGPFQGHPACVHIAIGSGVCGTAVEQDETQVVADVNAFPGHIACDANSKSEIVVPIHFNNEVIGVLDIDAPILNRFDDNDKQQLEQVVTIIEDQLNKK; encoded by the coding sequence ATGACTGAAATAAAAACAACCAACTATAGTATGTTACAAAAGCAGTTAGCTGCTTTAATCGAAGACGAGTCAAACCTCATCGCTATTTTAAGTAATAGTTCTGCTTTATTAAATGATAATCTAGATCAAATCAATTGGGTAGGATTTTATTTAATAGAACATGGCGAACTTATTCTAGGTCCTTTCCAAGGCCATCCTGCATGTGTACATATAGCAATTGGTAGTGGCGTATGCGGAACTGCAGTTGAACAAGATGAAACCCAAGTTGTTGCTGATGTCAATGCATTCCCAGGTCATATTGCGTGTGATGCCAACAGTAAATCTGAAATAGTCGTTCCTATTCATTTTAACAATGAAGTCATTGGTGTATTAGACATCGACGCACCTATTCTTAATCGCTTTGACGATAACGATAAGCAACAATTAGAACAAGTTGTAACTATTATTGAAGACCAATTAAATAAGAAGTAA
- the ezrA gene encoding septation ring formation regulator EzrA produces the protein MVLYIILAIIVIILIVVGILFYMRSNKSRVVEQAEERRVKVEELPYEDSLSKLTELKFAGETKDTYDNYKKQANDSHEQYLTPVDEKLHNAESLLEKFKFSQAQDEVDESHELMDQYEEQYKKTDQEIDEIVEQHKYSHKLYEECKNDYREMKRDVLANRHQFGEAAGPLENEIESFEPEIKTYESLKEEGNYKQAHEHIKTLNEDMNYLKTDMAEIPDLIREAQKELPGQFQDLKYGCRDLKVEGYDLDHVKIDSTLQTLKTELSFVEPLISKLELDEANDKLVNINDRLDEMYDLIEHEVKSKNNVEETKEIITDNLFKAKDMNYTLQTEIEYVRENYYINETDVQNVRQFENEIQNLIAVYDDILRETSKSAVRYSEVEDNLKYIEKHVDVINEKQEKLQNHLIQLREDEAEAEDNILRVQGKKEEVYRRLLASNLPSVPERFIIMKNEIDNEVREVNKKFSVRPIHVKHLKDKVSKVVLQMNKFEDEANDVLVNAVHAEKLIQYGNRYRKDNTNVDKSLNEAERLFKNNRYKRSIEIAEQALESVEPGIAKQIEDQVADEHA, from the coding sequence ATGGTACTATATATTATTTTAGCAATTATTGTCATTATACTGATTGTCGTCGGTATATTGTTTTATATGCGCTCAAATAAGAGTCGCGTTGTTGAACAAGCTGAAGAAAGAAGAGTGAAGGTTGAAGAACTTCCTTATGAAGATAGCTTGTCTAAATTAACAGAATTAAAATTCGCAGGGGAAACGAAAGATACATACGATAATTATAAAAAACAAGCGAACGACAGCCACGAACAATATTTAACACCAGTTGATGAAAAACTTCATAATGCTGAAAGTCTGTTAGAGAAATTTAAATTTTCTCAAGCTCAAGATGAAGTGGATGAATCACATGAATTAATGGATCAATATGAAGAACAGTATAAGAAGACTGATCAAGAAATTGATGAAATAGTAGAACAACATAAATATAGTCATAAACTATATGAAGAATGTAAAAATGATTATCGTGAAATGAAAAGAGATGTGCTTGCAAATCGTCACCAATTTGGTGAAGCTGCAGGACCTTTAGAAAATGAAATTGAATCTTTCGAACCTGAAATTAAAACATATGAGTCGTTAAAAGAAGAGGGGAATTATAAACAAGCCCACGAACATATCAAAACTTTAAATGAAGATATGAATTATCTTAAAACAGATATGGCTGAAATTCCTGATTTAATTAGAGAGGCTCAAAAAGAATTACCTGGTCAATTCCAAGACTTAAAATACGGATGTCGCGATTTGAAAGTCGAAGGCTATGACTTAGATCATGTGAAAATTGATAGTACATTACAAACGTTGAAAACAGAATTAAGTTTCGTTGAACCATTAATTAGTAAATTGGAACTTGATGAAGCGAATGACAAATTAGTAAATATAAATGATCGTTTAGATGAGATGTATGATTTAATCGAACATGAAGTAAAATCTAAAAACAATGTCGAAGAAACTAAAGAAATTATTACAGATAACTTATTTAAAGCAAAAGACATGAATTACACGCTTCAAACTGAAATCGAATATGTAAGAGAAAATTATTATATTAACGAAACTGACGTACAAAATGTCAGACAGTTTGAAAATGAAATTCAAAATCTTATCGCTGTTTATGATGATATTTTACGTGAAACTTCAAAATCTGCTGTTCGTTACAGCGAAGTAGAAGATAACTTAAAATATATTGAAAAACATGTTGATGTAATTAATGAAAAACAAGAAAAATTACAGAATCACCTTATCCAATTGCGTGAAGATGAGGCTGAAGCTGAAGACAATATTTTACGTGTACAAGGGAAAAAAGAAGAAGTTTATCGTCGCTTATTAGCTTCTAATTTACCAAGTGTTCCAGAACGTTTTATTATCATGAAAAATGAAATTGATAATGAAGTACGCGAAGTAAATAAAAAATTCAGTGTACGTCCGATTCATGTTAAACATTTAAAAGATAAAGTTTCTAAAGTTGTTTTACAGATGAATAAATTTGAAGACGAAGCCAATGACGTCTTAGTAAATGCTGTTCATGCTGAAAAATTAATTCAATATGGTAACCGCTATAGAAAAGATAACACTAATGTTGATAAGAGCTTAAATGAAGCGGAACGTTTGTTTAAAAACAATAGATACAAACGTTCAATTGAAATTGCTGAACAAGCGTTAGAGAGTGTTGAACCAGGCATTGCCAAACAAATTGAAGATCAAGTCGCAGATGAGCATGCTTAA
- the rpsD gene encoding 30S ribosomal protein S4, which yields MARFRGSNWKKSRRLGISLSGTGKELEKRPYAPGQHGPNQRKKLSEYGLQLREKQKLRYLYGITERQFRNTFDAAAKQHGVHGENFMQLLAARLDAVVYSLGLARTRRQARQLVGHGHVEVDGKRVDIPSYTLKPGQTISIREKSQNLNIIAESVEINNFVPDYLEFDADNLQGKYIRVPERSELPAEINEQLIVEYYSR from the coding sequence ATGGCTCGATTCAGAGGTTCAAATTGGAAAAAATCTCGTCGCTTAGGTATCTCTTTAAGTGGCACAGGTAAAGAATTAGAAAAACGCCCTTACGCACCAGGACAACACGGTCCTAACCAACGTAAAAAATTATCAGAATATGGTTTACAATTACGTGAAAAACAAAAATTACGTTACTTATATGGAATTACTGAAAGACAATTCCGTAACACATTCGACGCTGCTGCTAAGCAACACGGTGTACACGGTGAAAACTTCATGCAATTATTAGCTGCTCGTTTAGACGCAGTTGTATATTCATTAGGTTTAGCTCGTACTCGTCGTCAAGCACGTCAATTAGTTGGACATGGTCACGTAGAAGTTGATGGCAAACGTGTTGACATCCCTTCTTACACTTTAAAACCAGGTCAAACTATCTCTATCCGTGAAAAATCACAAAACTTAAACATCATTGCTGAGTCAGTTGAAATCAATAACTTTGTACCAGATTACTTAGAATTTGATGCTGACAACTTACAAGGTAAATATATCCGCGTTCCAGAACGTAGTGAATTACCTGCTGAAATCAATGAACAACTTATCGTTGAGTACTACTCAAGATAA
- the serA gene encoding phosphoglycerate dehydrogenase, whose amino-acid sequence MYKILVSDPISAEGLSSLYEHPKFDVTNNTDLSETQLIDEIANYEGLIVRSQTQVTEDVIKAATNLKVIARAGVGVDNIDVDAATKNGIIVINAPDGNTISATEHSMAMILSMARNIPQAHKSLQEGKWDRKTYRGTELYNKTLGVIGAGRIGLGVAKRAQSFGMKILAFDPYLSEDKAKELEVTRASVDEIAEQADFVTVHTPLTPKTKGIVGAEFFSKAKPNLQIINVARGGIIDEEALLDALNHDKIQSAAIDVFETEPATESPLANHEKVIVTPHLGASTVEAQEKVAISVANEIIDIFENGNVLHAVNAPKMSFDDANAELKPYIELSKLTGEVGIQLLQKAPRELHIKYEGDLAIDDTSLITRTLVSAVLSQDLAERVNLINALVLLNEQGVSYNIEKNAKNRGFSNYIELTLINKDKQIKIGATVLNGYGPRIVRINEYHVDFKPEKNQIVVNHTDRPGIVGKTGQVLGEFNINIASMHLGRTNQGGNALMILSVDHPVTDEVIEALYKIDGFHLIRSVQLDLPSQKEYDI is encoded by the coding sequence ATGTATAAAATTTTAGTATCAGATCCAATTTCTGCAGAGGGTTTATCAAGCCTTTATGAACATCCCAAATTTGATGTTACAAACAATACGGATTTATCAGAAACTCAATTAATAGATGAAATTGCAAATTACGAAGGTCTTATAGTACGTAGTCAAACTCAAGTAACCGAAGACGTTATTAAAGCTGCTACAAATTTAAAAGTAATCGCGCGCGCAGGTGTTGGCGTAGACAACATTGATGTAGATGCAGCAACTAAAAATGGTATTATCGTGATCAATGCCCCAGATGGCAATACTATCTCTGCTACTGAACATTCAATGGCAATGATTTTATCAATGGCAAGAAACATCCCTCAAGCTCACAAATCATTGCAAGAAGGAAAATGGGACCGTAAAACCTATAGAGGTACAGAGTTATATAACAAAACACTTGGTGTTATTGGTGCAGGTCGTATCGGACTTGGCGTTGCAAAAAGAGCGCAAAGTTTTGGTATGAAAATTTTAGCTTTTGACCCCTATTTGTCTGAAGATAAAGCTAAAGAACTAGAAGTTACACGTGCTAGCGTAGATGAAATTGCTGAACAAGCTGACTTTGTTACAGTACATACACCACTTACCCCTAAAACTAAAGGTATAGTTGGTGCAGAGTTCTTTAGTAAAGCTAAACCAAACTTACAAATTATTAACGTAGCTCGTGGCGGTATTATCGATGAAGAAGCACTATTAGATGCTTTAAATCATGATAAGATTCAAAGCGCAGCAATTGACGTATTCGAAACTGAACCCGCTACTGAATCTCCATTAGCAAATCATGAAAAAGTGATTGTAACGCCTCACCTAGGAGCTTCTACTGTTGAAGCTCAAGAAAAAGTAGCGATTTCTGTCGCAAACGAAATTATCGATATTTTCGAAAATGGTAATGTGTTACATGCCGTAAACGCGCCTAAGATGAGTTTCGACGATGCCAATGCAGAACTTAAACCTTATATCGAATTAAGTAAATTAACTGGTGAAGTTGGTATTCAATTATTACAAAAAGCACCTAGAGAATTACACATAAAATACGAAGGTGATTTGGCTATTGATGACACTAGTTTAATCACACGTACACTCGTAAGTGCTGTTTTAAGCCAAGACCTAGCAGAACGAGTAAACTTAATTAATGCACTTGTGTTATTAAATGAACAAGGCGTTTCTTATAATATTGAAAAAAATGCTAAAAATCGCGGATTTAGTAACTACATCGAATTAACTTTAATCAATAAAGATAAACAAATAAAAATCGGTGCAACTGTTTTAAATGGCTATGGTCCTAGAATTGTTAGAATAAATGAGTACCATGTCGATTTCAAACCTGAAAAAAATCAAATTGTGGTTAATCATACAGATAGACCTGGTATTGTTGGTAAAACAGGACAAGTTCTTGGTGAATTTAATATTAATATCGCATCTATGCATTTAGGTCGTACCAATCAAGGCGGTAATGCGCTGATGATTTTATCTGTAGATCACCCTGTAACTGATGAAGTCATCGAAGCTTTATATAAAATCGATGGTTTCCATTTAATCAGAAGTGTTCAATTAGATTTGCCTTCACAAAAAGAATACGATATTTAA
- a CDS encoding glycerophosphodiester phosphodiesterase, which produces MTNSQIKVVAHRGLSSKYPENTLIAYEAALQLNIDYLEIDIHKTADNKLVVIHDDSVDRTSNGTGKIKDYTMEQLQQLDYGLWKGESFRGQTILEFKDVLKLVKQYNKKLLIEIKKPEQYPGIEQLLLKQLKEAQVQHSNIVIQSFDMESIKKIYATGVNYKLGVLISAKKYWYRRPNFKKIATFAHFLNPNYKLVTTKFVATAHKYNLKVMPYTVNDKVISAKLIKSNIDGIITDAPDIFCDC; this is translated from the coding sequence GTGACAAATAGCCAAATTAAAGTTGTAGCTCATAGAGGGCTGTCATCAAAATATCCAGAAAATACATTAATAGCTTATGAGGCTGCTTTACAATTAAATATCGACTATTTAGAAATTGATATACATAAAACGGCTGATAATAAGCTAGTGGTAATCCATGATGATTCGGTAGATAGAACTTCAAATGGTACGGGTAAAATAAAAGACTATACGATGGAACAATTACAGCAATTAGATTACGGTCTATGGAAAGGGGAGTCTTTTAGAGGCCAAACTATTTTAGAATTCAAAGATGTATTAAAACTTGTGAAGCAATATAATAAGAAATTATTAATTGAAATTAAAAAACCCGAACAATATCCCGGAATTGAACAGCTTTTACTTAAACAATTAAAAGAAGCTCAAGTGCAACACTCAAACATTGTTATTCAATCATTTGATATGGAAAGCATAAAAAAAATTTACGCGACTGGCGTTAATTATAAATTAGGGGTATTAATTAGTGCCAAAAAATATTGGTATCGTCGTCCTAATTTTAAAAAGATTGCTACTTTTGCACACTTTTTAAATCCGAACTATAAATTAGTAACTACAAAATTTGTAGCTACGGCACATAAATATAATCTTAAAGTAATGCCTTACACAGTAAATGATAAAGTAATAAGCGCTAAATTAATAAAATCAAACATTGATGGCATTATCACAGATGCACCAGACATATTTTGCGACTGCTAG
- a CDS encoding pyridoxal-phosphate-dependent aminotransferase family protein: MKYYHPLLLTPGPTPVPDEILHATQQPMVGHRSSDFEAIAKEAFQAIKPVFGTENEVIVLTSSGTSALEASMLNIANTDDHIVIIVSGAFGNRFKQIAETYYNNVHIFEVEWGKAVNVPDFIDYLKSINGDVTAVYCQYCETSTAVVHPVGELGSALKQFKDDIYFVVDGVSCIGAVDANMQRDNIDVLVSGSQKAIMLPPGLAFVAYNDRAKERFSTVTTPRFYLDLNKYLKSVAENSTPFTPNVALFRGVNAYANLVKEEGFENVINRHYAIRDGLRAALKALNLDLLVEDEFASPTVTAFVPNDKEELDYIKNQLKQRFSITIAGGQGHLKGHILRIGHMGQISPFDILQVVSALELILTEHRGESFVGKAISQYMEVVKAYV; this comes from the coding sequence ATGAAGTATTATCATCCTTTATTGTTAACACCAGGTCCAACACCTGTACCTGACGAAATTTTACACGCAACACAACAACCAATGGTAGGTCATCGTTCAAGTGATTTTGAAGCTATTGCTAAAGAAGCGTTCCAAGCTATCAAACCTGTATTTGGTACAGAAAACGAAGTAATCGTATTAACTTCTAGTGGTACGAGTGCTTTAGAAGCAAGTATGTTAAATATTGCAAATACCGATGATCATATAGTCATTATTGTTTCTGGTGCATTTGGTAACCGTTTCAAACAAATCGCAGAAACCTATTATAATAACGTACATATTTTTGAAGTTGAATGGGGTAAAGCAGTCAACGTACCTGATTTTATAGACTACTTAAAATCAATTAATGGAGATGTTACAGCTGTATATTGCCAATATTGTGAAACTTCAACAGCAGTCGTTCATCCAGTTGGTGAGCTTGGATCAGCCTTAAAACAATTTAAAGACGATATTTATTTTGTGGTTGATGGCGTTAGTTGTATCGGTGCAGTTGATGCAAATATGCAACGAGACAACATCGATGTTTTAGTTTCCGGAAGTCAAAAAGCCATTATGTTACCACCTGGATTAGCATTTGTTGCATATAATGATCGTGCAAAAGAAAGATTTAGTACTGTAACAACGCCTAGATTTTATTTAGATTTAAATAAATATTTAAAATCAGTTGCCGAAAACTCTACACCGTTCACGCCTAACGTAGCGCTGTTTAGAGGCGTTAATGCATATGCCAACTTAGTAAAAGAAGAAGGATTTGAAAATGTTATTAATCGTCACTACGCAATTAGAGACGGTTTAAGAGCAGCCTTAAAAGCATTAAATTTAGATTTATTAGTCGAAGATGAATTCGCTTCACCTACTGTTACAGCCTTTGTACCAAACGATAAAGAAGAGTTAGATTACATTAAAAATCAACTCAAACAACGTTTCAGTATTACTATCGCCGGTGGTCAAGGCCATCTAAAAGGACATATTTTACGAATTGGTCATATGGGTCAAATTTCCCCATTCGATATTTTACAAGTCGTATCAGCTTTAGAACTTATCCTGACTGAACATCGTGGAGAGTCATTCGTTGGTAAAGCAATTAGTCAATATATGGAGGTAGTAAAAGCTTATGTATAA
- a CDS encoding GNAT family N-acetyltransferase, whose amino-acid sequence MIIRALEETDLQFVHHLNNEYSIMSYWFEEPYQSLSELQTLYKKHILDESERRFIIEEDNIRFGVVELVEINFIHRNCEIQIIIDPQYSGKGYAKSAFKMAIDYAFLVLNLNKIYLFVDVNNSKAVHIYESNNFKIEGTLKEHFYTRGSYSDCHVMGLLKKDWHKSENDLSHIK is encoded by the coding sequence ATGATTATTAGAGCATTAGAAGAAACCGACTTGCAGTTTGTTCATCATTTAAACAATGAGTATTCTATAATGTCATATTGGTTTGAAGAACCCTATCAATCACTGAGCGAATTACAAACCTTATATAAAAAGCATATTTTAGATGAATCAGAACGTCGCTTCATTATAGAAGAAGATAATATTCGTTTTGGTGTCGTAGAACTTGTAGAAATTAATTTCATTCACCGTAATTGCGAAATTCAAATAATAATTGATCCTCAATATAGCGGCAAAGGCTACGCTAAAAGTGCGTTTAAAATGGCCATAGACTATGCGTTTCTAGTATTAAATTTAAATAAAATATATCTATTTGTGGATGTTAATAATTCGAAAGCCGTACATATATACGAAAGTAACAACTTTAAAATTGAAGGTACACTAAAAGAACATTTTTATACTAGAGGTTCTTACAGTGATTGCCATGTCATGGGTTTATTGAAAAAAGATTGGCATAAATCCGAAAATGACTTATCACATATTAAATAG
- a CDS encoding HAD family hydrolase: protein MKSVLFDVDGVFLSEERCFDVSALTTYEILMDKSYLGLDASIDFQSLNDEDIQKIRATVFDHDKILVKLKSLGLNSNWDMLFIVTALHFIEVCKQLSPAQLDTVLNAETFSQQRLQEVGTSVSDIQLDFKAPLTFLADVKPGKDHVYQALIAYAQKVLNTSHTELFELKSPFWLLTQEVYQEWYLGCKLFKEVEQKENRATYKQGYIYDEVVLRPVDEIKQLLSDLKDAGYQIAIATGRPRTETIVPFETINIKELFEDEHIVTASEVLIAEDLYPDLKPLGKPNPFSYLATLDGNEQLNYEKFATNQENRVNKDEVFIVGDSLADLLSAKTIGATFIGPLTGLKGQDARAELESYDADYIVDHVGEIRSILL, encoded by the coding sequence ATGAAGTCGGTATTGTTTGATGTTGATGGTGTCTTTTTAAGTGAGGAAAGATGCTTTGATGTATCAGCTTTAACTACATATGAAATTTTAATGGACAAGTCTTATCTAGGGCTTGATGCTTCCATTGACTTTCAAAGTTTAAATGATGAAGACATTCAAAAAATAAGAGCCACCGTATTTGATCACGATAAAATTTTAGTTAAGTTAAAATCATTAGGATTAAATTCAAACTGGGACATGTTATTTATTGTTACGGCATTACATTTTATTGAAGTCTGTAAACAGTTGTCACCAGCTCAATTAGATACAGTTTTAAATGCGGAAACATTTAGTCAACAAAGGTTACAGGAAGTTGGCACAAGTGTGTCAGATATTCAGTTAGATTTTAAAGCCCCTTTAACATTTCTAGCTGATGTAAAACCTGGCAAAGATCATGTATATCAAGCACTGATTGCTTATGCTCAAAAGGTCTTAAATACATCACATACTGAGCTATTTGAATTAAAGAGTCCTTTTTGGTTATTAACTCAAGAAGTTTATCAAGAATGGTATTTAGGCTGTAAATTATTTAAAGAAGTAGAACAAAAAGAAAATAGAGCTACTTATAAACAAGGTTATATATATGACGAGGTAGTTTTAAGGCCAGTGGATGAAATCAAGCAATTATTAAGTGATTTAAAAGATGCAGGTTATCAAATAGCAATTGCTACGGGTCGTCCTAGAACGGAAACGATAGTGCCTTTTGAAACTATAAATATCAAAGAACTGTTTGAAGATGAACACATTGTCACTGCAAGCGAAGTATTAATTGCCGAAGATTTATATCCAGATTTAAAACCATTAGGAAAGCCAAATCCATTTAGTTATTTAGCAACATTAGATGGTAACGAACAATTAAATTATGAAAAATTTGCGACTAATCAAGAAAATCGTGTAAACAAAGACGAGGTGTTTATCGTTGGTGACTCTTTGGCAGACTTATTAAGTGCTAAGACGATAGGCGCAACATTTATAGGACCTTTAACTGGTTTGAAAGGTCAAGATGCAAGGGCAGAACTAGAATCTTATGATGCCGACTATATAGTTGACCATGTAGGGGAAATTAGAAGTATATTATTATAA
- the nagE gene encoding N-acetylglucosamine-specific PTS transporter subunit IIBC, with product MFNFLQRLGRSLMLPIAVLPAAAIIVGIGNTLNALKLWPVVATFFMNAGTSILDQLGVLFAVGVALGMAKKNDGSVALAAVVGYFLTTTVLSPEKLAPLLGVKTANVNDAFTHMDNSNVFVGMLIGLIAAFSYNKFSETELPMALSFFSGKRLVPILTAFFSLFLTVALLFVWPYVYGGIVAFGKWIIDFGPFGAFLYGFFNRLLIPTGLHHALNSVFWLNLAGVDDIAKFQTGDGAVKGVTGRYMAGFFPVMMFGVPAAALAMYHTAESKQKKRVYGLMLAGAISAFFVGVTEPIEFAFMFVAPVLFVIHAFLTGLSLFIAALFHWTAGFTFSAGLIDYLLSLINPNANHPLMLLVQGVVFFVIYYVVFRIAIKVLKLNTPGRGDNLVPDPAEENTTTDDAQSKNGNKYSHSASEILTGLGGKDNITSLTNCATRLRMELADNSIIDEAKIKAAGAVGVTKSGKHNTQVIIGTHVQQVADEIENQMNNQ from the coding sequence ATGTTTAATTTCTTACAACGATTAGGGAGATCGTTGATGTTACCAATTGCTGTACTTCCAGCTGCAGCAATTATTGTTGGTATTGGGAATACATTAAACGCATTAAAACTTTGGCCAGTCGTCGCTACATTTTTCATGAATGCTGGTACGAGTATTTTAGATCAACTCGGTGTACTATTTGCGGTTGGGGTCGCATTGGGTATGGCTAAGAAGAATGATGGTTCCGTGGCGTTAGCTGCTGTTGTAGGGTACTTTTTAACAACAACTGTGCTAAGCCCAGAAAAATTGGCACCATTATTAGGTGTCAAGACGGCAAACGTTAATGATGCATTCACGCATATGGATAATTCAAATGTTTTCGTCGGTATGTTAATCGGTTTAATCGCCGCTTTTTCCTATAATAAATTTAGCGAGACGGAATTACCTATGGCTTTATCTTTCTTTAGTGGTAAACGATTAGTGCCTATATTAACTGCGTTTTTCAGTTTATTTTTAACTGTCGCATTACTGTTTGTATGGCCGTATGTATATGGAGGCATTGTAGCTTTTGGTAAATGGATTATTGACTTTGGTCCATTTGGTGCTTTCTTATATGGTTTCTTTAACCGTTTGTTAATACCAACAGGACTGCATCACGCATTAAATTCTGTATTTTGGCTTAACCTTGCCGGTGTTGATGATATTGCAAAATTCCAAACTGGCGATGGTGCAGTGAAAGGTGTTACAGGAAGATATATGGCTGGTTTCTTCCCAGTAATGATGTTTGGTGTTCCTGCAGCTGCTTTAGCAATGTATCATACTGCTGAATCAAAACAGAAAAAACGTGTTTATGGTTTAATGCTAGCGGGTGCGATTTCAGCATTTTTCGTAGGAGTAACAGAACCGATTGAATTTGCATTTATGTTTGTGGCTCCCGTACTGTTTGTTATCCACGCATTTTTAACAGGATTATCATTATTTATTGCAGCATTATTCCATTGGACGGCCGGATTTACTTTCAGCGCAGGGCTCATTGACTATTTATTGTCGCTAATTAATCCAAATGCAAACCATCCGTTGATGTTACTCGTTCAAGGTGTTGTATTCTTTGTGATTTATTATGTGGTCTTCAGAATAGCAATTAAAGTATTGAAATTAAATACACCTGGTCGTGGAGACAACTTAGTACCAGACCCTGCAGAAGAAAATACAACAACAGATGACGCTCAATCTAAAAATGGTAATAAATACTCACATAGCGCTTCAGAAATATTGACCGGTTTAGGTGGTAAAGATAATATTACGTCACTAACAAACTGTGCGACTCGATTACGTATGGAATTAGCTGATAATAGTATTATCGATGAAGCAAAAATTAAAGCTGCTGGGGCAGTTGGCGTTACAAAAAGTGGTAAGCATAATACACAAGTTATTATAGGGACACACGTCCAACAAGTAGCAGATGAAATAGAAAATCAAATGAATAACCAATAA
- a CDS encoding lysophospholipid acyltransferase family protein — protein MYKVISSILYFIIVKVSKSLTVHGKENIPQLNKYVATCTHESYNEVIMLGMSIFPTPIHYMAKKELFKNKFFGKFLLSLNAFPVDRENPGPSTLKRPIKLLKENKTVGIFPTGQRKQLTEDAPLKRGAVTIAMMGGAPILPAAYVGPKNILGLITGHAHIKFGEPIETKDLPKSMKRNEKLEYLTKQLENSTRQLQLELNEAFNNK, from the coding sequence ATGTATAAAGTAATAAGTTCTATTTTATATTTTATAATAGTAAAAGTAAGTAAATCGTTAACGGTACATGGTAAAGAAAACATTCCACAATTGAATAAATATGTTGCCACATGTACACATGAAAGTTACAACGAAGTAATCATGTTAGGGATGTCTATTTTCCCAACGCCAATACATTACATGGCAAAGAAAGAATTGTTTAAGAATAAATTCTTTGGGAAATTTTTACTGTCATTAAACGCATTTCCTGTAGACCGTGAAAACCCAGGTCCAAGTACTTTAAAAAGACCAATTAAGTTATTAAAAGAAAATAAAACGGTAGGTATTTTCCCAACAGGACAACGTAAGCAACTAACTGAAGATGCACCGTTAAAAAGAGGTGCCGTGACAATCGCAATGATGGGTGGTGCGCCTATTTTACCTGCTGCATATGTTGGTCCTAAAAATATTTTAGGATTAATTACAGGTCATGCGCATATTAAATTTGGTGAACCAATAGAGACAAAAGATTTACCAAAATCTATGAAGAGAAATGAAAAATTAGAATATTTAACAAAACAATTAGAAAATAGTACGCGTCAATTACAATTAGAATTAAATGAAGCTTTTAATAACAAATAA
- a CDS encoding SACOL1771 family peroxiredoxin, with product MVKHDFKVTTKWQGGREEVGEVNGDVINEQISIPSELGGNGHGTNPDELLVSAASSCYIISLAAVLERAGFNNISIDQQSVGTAVFENSKFKMEAITHFPNIKVDNAEQLETKLPKLLKIADNNCMISNSIRGNVQINIQPNILKQ from the coding sequence ATGGTTAAGCATGATTTTAAAGTCACAACAAAATGGCAAGGTGGTCGAGAGGAAGTTGGTGAGGTTAATGGTGACGTAATCAATGAACAAATTTCAATTCCTTCAGAGTTAGGTGGTAATGGACACGGTACAAACCCTGATGAACTGTTGGTAAGTGCTGCTTCTTCTTGTTATATTATTTCTCTTGCTGCTGTATTAGAACGCGCTGGTTTCAACAATATATCTATCGATCAACAGTCTGTCGGTACAGCCGTCTTTGAAAATAGTAAATTTAAAATGGAAGCTATTACTCATTTTCCAAATATTAAAGTAGACAACGCTGAACAATTAGAAACTAAGTTGCCAAAATTATTAAAAATCGCAGACAATAATTGTATGATTTCCAATTCCATCCGAGGCAATGTTCAAATAAATATACAACCAAATATACTTAAACAATAA